The following coding sequences lie in one Pan paniscus chromosome X, NHGRI_mPanPan1-v2.0_pri, whole genome shotgun sequence genomic window:
- the LOC117977892 gene encoding sperm protein associated with the nucleus on the X chromosome C-like, translated as MGQQSSAGGVKRSTPCESNEVNETMPETSRGDSQPEPAPKKSKASDSSTVLVLSYRREVRRRYSVSDELVNDHSRENRVNRLQIDEEEFTQISVQTAANQKEDAAVNLGQ; from the exons ATGGGCCAACAATCCAGTGCTGGCGGGGTGAAGAGAAGCACCCCGTGTGAATCCAACGAGGTGAATGAGACG ATGCCAGAGACGTCAAGGGGGGACTCACAGCCAGAACCCGCTCCTAAGAAATCAAAAGCATCGGACTCCTCGACCGTATTAGTGCTTTCCTACAGGAGAGAGGTTAGAAGACGTTACTCCGTCTCCGATGAATTGGTGAATGACCACTCCCGAGAGAACCGAGTCAACCGCCTCCAAATAGACGAGGAAGAATTCACGCAGATTTCTGTGCAAACAGCTGCAAACCAGAAGGAAGATGCTGCCGTTAACCTTgggcaatga